In Bacteroidota bacterium, a genomic segment contains:
- the rpoC gene encoding DNA-directed RNA polymerase subunit beta', translated as MKKEVKVKSNFSRITISLASPEDILEQSAGEVLKPETINYRTYKPERDGLFCERIFGPVKDWECHCGKYKRIRYKGIVCDRCGVEVTEKKVRRERMGHIQLVVPVAHIWYFRSLPNKIGYLLGLPTKKLDLIIYYERYVVINAGIKSADGVNYLDFLTEDEYLNILESLPKENQHLDDEDPNKFLAKMGAEALYDLLQRLDLDSLSYKLRTQAANETSQQRKNEALKRLSVVEAFRSANENIVNRPEWMIVKVVPVIPPELRPLVPLDGGRFATSDLNDLYRRVIIRNNRLKRLMEIKAPDVILRNEKRMLQESVDSLFDNSRKVNAVKTESNRALKSLSDSLKGKQGRFRQNLLGKRVDYSARSVIVVGPELKLHECGLPKDMAAELFKPFIIRKMIERGIVKTVKSAKKIVDKKEPIIWDILENVLKGHPVLLNRAPTLHRLGIQAFQPKMIEGKAIQLHPLVCTAFNADFDGDQMAVHVPLGNAAILEAQMLMLASHNILNPANGAPITVPSQDMVLGLYYITKGKRSSDILKVKGEGLTFYSYDELNIAYNEGRVDLHAFIKIRVPVETENGIEIKILETTVGRALFNQVVPESVGYIDELLTKKSLREIITRVLKKVGIAGTAQFLDDIKSLGFRMAFKGGLSFNLGDINIEVDKEKLIGKANDQVEEVLDNYRNGFINDNERYNQIIDIWSRTNSRITENLMKKIATDKQGFNAVWMMLDSGARGSKDQIRQLSGMRGLMAKPQKSGAAGGEIIENPILSNFKEGLSILEYFISTHGARKGLADTALKTADAGYLTRRLVDVAQDVIINEADCGTLRGLAETALKNNEEVVESLYDRILGRVSLHDIIHPLTGEVIIHAGHEIIEPIADMIENSPIESVEIRSVLTCESKQGVCGKCYGRNLASGRMVQKGEAVGVIAAQSIGEPGTQLTLRTFHAGGAASKLAAETNLLAKYSGIIEFDELRSIAFDSESKKKMTVVVGRSGEMRIVDKNTKAILATANIPYGAHLFVKENQEITKGDEICTFDPYNAVIITEATGVIDFEHVEEGITFREESDEQTGFKEKVIIDSRDKSKNPVVRILGKDKMVLKSYNIPVGAHVVVNKGDKIGAGQILVKLPRSSGKTSDITGGLPRVTELFEARNPSNPAVVSEIDGIVAYGGIKRGNREIIVTSKDGEVKKYMVPLSKHILVQDNDYIRAGMQLSGGSIAPSDILNIKGPNAVQEYLVNEVQEVYRLQGVKINDKHFEVIVRQMMRKVEIDDPGDTRFLERESVNRIEFIEENNEIFDKMVVLNAGDSVNFKEGQIVTVRKLRDENTMLKRMDKTPVDARQAVPATSHPLLQGITQASLHTRSWISAASFQETTKVLNEAAIAGKIDDLVGLKENVIVGHLIPAGTGMRDYDKLIVGSQEEYDLLMATKED; from the coding sequence GTGAAGAAAGAAGTAAAAGTTAAAAGCAATTTCTCACGAATAACCATAAGCCTGGCTTCTCCTGAGGATATCCTTGAGCAATCGGCCGGTGAAGTGCTTAAGCCTGAAACTATTAATTATCGTACTTACAAACCTGAACGTGATGGCTTGTTTTGCGAACGAATTTTTGGGCCTGTAAAGGATTGGGAATGTCACTGTGGAAAATACAAGCGTATTCGCTATAAAGGAATTGTTTGTGATCGTTGTGGAGTAGAAGTTACCGAGAAAAAGGTACGAAGAGAGCGCATGGGCCATATACAACTTGTGGTTCCGGTTGCACACATTTGGTATTTCCGATCATTGCCAAATAAGATTGGATACCTGTTAGGATTGCCAACTAAGAAGCTTGACCTTATCATTTATTACGAACGCTATGTGGTAATCAATGCCGGTATCAAGTCTGCTGATGGAGTAAACTATCTTGATTTTCTTACCGAAGATGAGTACCTGAATATTCTTGAAAGCTTACCAAAAGAAAATCAACACCTTGATGATGAAGATCCAAATAAGTTTCTTGCCAAGATGGGAGCTGAAGCACTTTACGATTTGTTGCAACGACTTGATTTAGATTCATTGTCATACAAACTTCGTACACAAGCTGCTAACGAAACTTCGCAGCAACGTAAGAATGAGGCATTAAAACGTTTATCAGTTGTTGAAGCATTCCGTTCAGCCAACGAAAACATCGTTAATCGCCCCGAATGGATGATAGTAAAAGTGGTACCGGTTATTCCACCCGAGTTAAGGCCTTTGGTGCCATTGGATGGAGGCCGCTTTGCAACCAGCGATTTAAATGACTTATACCGCAGGGTGATTATACGTAACAATCGCTTAAAGCGATTGATGGAAATTAAAGCCCCGGATGTAATCTTACGTAATGAAAAACGTATGTTACAAGAGTCGGTCGATTCCTTATTCGATAATTCGCGTAAAGTAAATGCGGTTAAAACTGAAAGTAACCGAGCCTTAAAATCCTTGAGCGATTCGCTTAAAGGAAAGCAAGGAAGGTTCCGTCAGAACCTTCTTGGAAAGCGTGTTGACTACAGTGCGCGCTCGGTTATTGTTGTTGGGCCTGAGCTTAAGTTGCATGAATGTGGATTGCCAAAAGATATGGCGGCCGAGTTGTTCAAGCCATTTATCATTCGTAAAATGATTGAGCGTGGCATAGTAAAAACAGTAAAATCTGCCAAAAAAATAGTTGACAAGAAAGAACCAATTATTTGGGACATACTTGAAAACGTGTTAAAGGGACATCCTGTGCTACTTAACCGCGCGCCAACACTTCACCGTTTAGGTATACAGGCATTTCAACCTAAAATGATTGAAGGTAAAGCCATTCAATTACATCCTTTGGTTTGTACGGCATTCAATGCCGACTTTGACGGTGATCAAATGGCTGTGCATGTACCCCTTGGCAATGCCGCAATATTAGAAGCACAGATGCTGATGCTTGCATCGCATAATATTCTTAACCCTGCAAATGGTGCACCTATCACCGTACCTTCGCAGGACATGGTTTTGGGACTATACTACATTACCAAAGGAAAGCGCAGCAGCGATATCCTAAAGGTTAAGGGAGAAGGATTGACATTTTATTCATACGATGAATTAAATATCGCATATAATGAAGGTCGTGTTGACTTACATGCATTTATCAAAATACGTGTACCTGTAGAAACTGAAAACGGTATTGAAATCAAGATACTTGAAACTACAGTTGGTAGAGCTCTGTTCAATCAGGTGGTCCCTGAAAGTGTTGGATATATTGACGAATTGCTTACAAAGAAATCGTTGCGTGAAATAATTACTCGCGTATTGAAAAAAGTAGGTATTGCAGGCACTGCCCAGTTTTTGGATGATATTAAGAGCCTTGGATTCCGTATGGCATTTAAAGGTGGCTTGTCATTTAACCTGGGTGATATCAATATTGAGGTTGACAAAGAAAAGCTTATTGGCAAAGCAAATGATCAGGTAGAAGAGGTATTGGACAATTATCGTAATGGATTTATTAACGACAACGAACGTTATAATCAGATTATTGATATCTGGTCACGTACCAATTCACGCATCACCGAAAATCTGATGAAGAAAATTGCTACCGACAAGCAAGGATTTAATGCAGTATGGATGATGCTTGATAGTGGTGCCCGTGGAAGTAAAGATCAGATTCGTCAGTTAAGTGGTATGAGGGGATTGATGGCTAAGCCACAAAAATCGGGAGCAGCAGGAGGTGAGATTATCGAGAACCCGATTCTTTCCAACTTTAAAGAAGGACTTTCCATCCTTGAGTACTTTATCAGTACACACGGTGCGCGTAAAGGTTTGGCTGATACAGCCTTGAAAACTGCCGATGCAGGATACCTTACACGTAGGTTGGTTGATGTAGCACAGGATGTAATTATTAATGAAGCAGATTGCGGAACCCTTCGTGGGCTTGCCGAAACTGCATTAAAGAATAACGAAGAAGTAGTAGAATCATTATACGATCGTATTTTAGGTCGTGTTTCATTGCATGATATTATTCATCCTCTTACAGGTGAAGTAATTATACATGCAGGTCATGAAATAATAGAACCAATTGCCGATATGATTGAAAACTCTCCGATTGAGAGTGTAGAAATTCGTTCGGTATTGACGTGCGAAAGCAAGCAAGGTGTATGTGGCAAATGCTACGGACGTAATCTAGCTTCGGGACGCATGGTTCAAAAAGGCGAAGCGGTTGGCGTAATAGCTGCTCAGTCAATTGGTGAGCCGGGAACACAGCTTACACTTCGTACATTCCACGCGGGTGGTGCAGCAAGCAAGCTGGCAGCCGAAACTAATCTTCTGGCCAAGTATAGCGGAATTATAGAATTTGATGAATTACGTTCTATAGCTTTCGATAGCGAAAGCAAGAAAAAGATGACAGTTGTAGTAGGTCGTTCGGGCGAAATGCGAATTGTAGATAAAAATACAAAAGCCATACTGGCAACCGCAAATATCCCTTACGGTGCTCACTTATTTGTAAAGGAAAATCAGGAAATAACCAAGGGAGATGAAATCTGCACCTTTGACCCTTACAATGCCGTGATTATTACTGAAGCAACCGGTGTTATTGATTTTGAGCATGTAGAAGAAGGGATTACTTTCCGCGAAGAAAGCGATGAGCAAACAGGATTTAAGGAAAAAGTAATTATTGATAGCCGCGATAAATCTAAAAACCCGGTAGTTAGAATTCTGGGTAAAGATAAAATGGTATTGAAATCATATAACATTCCAGTAGGAGCTCACGTAGTAGTTAACAAAGGAGATAAGATAGGTGCAGGACAGATTCTGGTGAAGCTACCACGTAGCAGCGGTAAGACATCGGATATTACAGGTGGTCTTCCACGTGTAACCGAATTGTTTGAAGCACGTAATCCAAGTAATCCGGCTGTAGTTTCTGAAATTGATGGAATAGTAGCATATGGAGGAATTAAGCGGGGTAATCGCGAGATTATTGTGACCAGCAAAGATGGTGAAGTAAAGAAGTATATGGTGCCACTTAGCAAGCACATTCTTGTACAAGACAATGACTACATACGTGCCGGAATGCAGTTAAGCGGTGGTAGCATTGCACCATCTGACATCTTAAATATTAAAGGACCAAATGCCGTGCAAGAATATCTTGTAAACGAGGTACAGGAAGTTTACCGTTTGCAAGGCGTAAAGATTAACGATAAGCATTTTGAGGTAATTGTAAGGCAGATGATGCGTAAGGTTGAAATTGATGATCCGGGAGATACGCGTTTCCTTGAACGTGAGTCTGTAAATCGTATCGAATTTATCGAAGAGAATAATGAGATATTTGATAAAATGGTAGTATTAAACGCAGGCGATAGTGTCAACTTTAAAGAAGGCCAGATAGTTACAGTACGTAAACTGCGCGATGAGAATACTATGCTTAAACGTATGGATAAAACTCCTGTTGACGCACGTCAGGCAGTACCAGCTACTTCACATCCTTTGTTACAGGGGATTACACAAGCATCGTTACATACACGTTCATGGATTTCGGCTGCTTCCTTCCAGGAAACAACCAAGGTATTGAATGAAGCTGCAATTGCCGGTAAAATTGATGATTTGGTAGGATTGAAAGAAAACGTTATTGTAGGGCACCTAATTCCAGCTGGTACAGGTATGCGCGATTATGATAAGTTGATTGTAGGTTCGCAAGAAGAATACGATTTGTTGATGGCAACCAAAGAAGACTAA